The genomic interval CAATTTGGCTTTTACGATTCAGTTTCAAAAGGCAATCCTCGGTTTCGGTAATACAAGCTATATTTAGCTGTGTTTCTGAATTTCCAACCCAACGGCATAGATTTTCAATTAACCCTGATCGTGATGGAGCGTGAACAGTGAGCAGTATCTTCAATAAATTACGGGATTTTGTCGGATTCAACGAGCCGATGGATTATGAGTACGAATATGACGAAATGGATGGTGAAGACTATCAGAATCTTTACCAGCAAGAGCAGCCCCAACCCATGCCCCAACCCCAACAAGAAGATCTGCGGGCACGTCGGGCTAGATTTCGCGATCGGGCTCCTATGGCTGCTGAACCAAGTATGGGAGGTGCAGGGATGAGTAATGTAATTGGAATGCCCGGTGCGGTGAATGGGATTTCTGAAGTTGTTGTTATGGAACCGCGTTCCTTTGAGGAAATGCCCCAGGCAATTCAGGCACTCCGGGAGCGGAAGTCCGTTGTTCTCAATCTGACCATTATGGACCCCGACCAAGCTCAGAGAGCCGTAGATTTTGTGGCTGGTGGAACCTACGCGATCGATGGTCATCAAGAGCGCATTGGTGAGAGTATCTTCCTCTTCACACCGAGCTGTGTTCAGGTCAGTACCCAATCTCCCAACGGTTACGAAACCGCTCCCCAACCTCAGGTTCAAGTTCGTGCTCCCCGCCAGAGCGCACCTGCCGCCGCTTGGGGAAGTGAGCAAATTCGGATGGCACAGTAACCTTTTCAGCTGTCAGCCGTTAGCGGTTAGCTTGTAGTAGTGGTTGACCTGACTTAAGCTGATAGCTGAAAGCTAACCGCTAATTGCTCTATGACAAAACTTGGTGTGGTGGGTGGCGGGGTAATGGGAGAAGCTCTCTTATCCCGCCTTATTGCTCAGCGGGTTTACCTGCCAGGGGAAGTACTTGTCAGTGATCCCCAGGTTGAGCGGCGAATCTTTCTGGCGCAGCAGTATGGGGTTCAGGTAACTGAGGACAACCAGGCAGCAGCAACCGCAGCCGTGCTTTTGTTGGCAATTAAACCTCAGGCATTTGAAACCGTTATGGCTGATTTGGGGGTAGCCTCCCAAACTCAAGATTCTCGATCGCTCATCATTTCCATTCTGGCGGGTACGCCTCTCAGCAAGCTACAAGCCGCTTTTCCAGAACACCCAATTGTTCGGGCAATGCCCAATACACCAGCAACCGTGGGAGCAGGAATGACGGTGATTGCCCCTGGAAGCCATACCCAACCCCAGCATCTGGAGCAGGCACGGCAAATTTTTCAGGCTGTAGGCGAAGTGGTGGAAGTACCAGAGTCTCTAATGGATGCCGTCACAGGGCTTTCCGGGTCTGGACCAGGGTTTGTTGCGGTTGTGGTAGAAGCATTGAGCGATGGTGGCGTAGCAGCTGGTTTACCGCGGGCGATCGCCACTCAACTGGCACTACAAACCGTGAAAGGGACTGCTCAACTGCTGCAAGAATCTGGCATGCACCCTGGTGAGTTAAAAGATCGGGTGACCAGTCCAGGGGGAACGACCATTGCTGGGATCGCTCAGCTAGAACGGTCGGGTTTACGTACTGCCCTCATCGAAGCGGTTCGTGCTGCCGCCCTCCGATCTCAAGAACTCGGTCGGTGAGAAGCGTGGGAAGGTTGGTAAAATCAATAAAGGAATGATCGAAGTGAATCAACCGAAAGAATTACTCTGCGCGGAGGATGCAGCTTTCTATCTGGTGTTTTAGAGTGTAGACATCATTCCAGTTCACTCAAAAAGGAAGGATTTTATGTTAGGTGTTAGTCTATTTTTCGCAAGCTATGCGCTCATTTGCACCCTTTTCGTTTCCCTGATTGGTCGTAAAGACGAGAATCATGCCCGCCAATAAGTGGGTTTAAGTTTGGATTTTGAAGTTTTCCACATACCCTACAAAAAAGGGAGATATCGGTTTTTACAGGATTCAACCATCGGCACCCTGAAAAAGCGCTACAAAGGGGTTTCGTTCTCAGCCAACTTCCTTAAAGAATCCTGCAAGTCCGCAGTTAATCGTTGGGCGTTTCGCTTTGGCGAGCGATCGCAATAGTCTACAACCTGGAGCGGAGAACCAATCCGAATTTTGACCTGACACCTCCAAGGCACCAGGGGATGGCTGTACTGTAAATGAATGGGGACTACCTTGACTCCGAGAGTTGCCCGGCGGCTTGTTTCTGCCTGAATTGCAAGACGGGCTAATCCAGGCTTAAGGGGGTGCAGTTCTTGTTCGCGAAAGATGTCACCTTCAGGAAAAATGACCAGGGTTTCACCTGCTTGCAGCAAATCAACCCCGTGCCGCAAGCTTGCAATTGCAGGACGATGGGTATTGATGGGAAACCCACCCATGCGCCGGATAAACCAGCCCTGGCAGCCCACCATCTCATCAGCAGTCACCATAAAGCGGAGGTGCCGCCCCGTCACATCGTGCCCAGCGGCATAGGGAATCATAAAAGCATCCCAGCGCGATCGATGGGTTGGTGCAAAGATTACAGGCCCAGTAGCGGGTAGGAATTCCCGACCCTCAATCTCAATCCGTTGAAAGTAAAACGGCATGAGAAAGTAGCGGCCGATCGGATATGCCAGGGAAATAAGCCACGGTGAAAGGCGAGAAGGTGCAGGTGAAGCCGCAAAATGAACGACTTTCTGCGGGGACGGAATGGTTCCATGGGAAACAAACTTTCCCCAGGAAATTCGCTTGAGCGTGCGTGGATTGATCTGGATAGCCGAGTCGGAGGGTCGATGAAGTGTAGATTCAACAGGGTTTATATTCAGCGGACTCATGACAAAAGCGGAGACTGGTAAGATGCGGGAAACATAGCTATCTCTACCGTAAATATTGTTTGATGCGAAGTCTTCTTTTGAATGGACAGTTTAGTTTGTGGCATGTAAGCAGTAGCGGTCAGAGAAAACGCCGCTGGGTAAACCAGGCTTGCAACTGTTGCCGACAGGAAGATTCTAGAATACCACCAATCACCGAGAGGCGATGGTTAGAACTGGCGCTATCAGGCAAGTTTATGACCGTTCGTACAGAACCCGCCTTAGGGTCATCTGCACCATAAACCAGCAACCCTAACCGCGCCAGCACCAGCGCGCCAGCACACATGGGGCAGGGTTCCAGGGTGACGTAAAGGGTACAACAGTTCAGATGCCAGTTCCGCAGTACCCTGCCTGCCTGCCGCAATGCCAAAATTTCGGCGTGGGCCGTCGGGTCATGATCTCGCTCCCTGCGGTTCTCTGCCTCAGCGATCGCCGCTCCCTCCGGTCCCACCACAATTGCCCCCACCGGAACCTCTCCAGCCTCTCCAGCAGTTTGAGCCAGGGCGATCGCCCGTTCCATCCAGCCTTTGTGAACCAGATATTCAGGATTTTCAGTAGGGGGGAAAAGGTTCAAGGCGTCAGGGGTCAGTAAAGGATAAAGGATAAAAAGTTTGAAGCCTGTCATTGGTCATTGGTCATTGGTAACGAGTGGCTGCTGACTGACACCTACCACCTACCACCTACCACCTATCACCCACTCCCTTCTACCTCTTCCCCTCACCTCCCCATCTCCCTTACCTTCCTCATCTCATTAATCCCGTCTCCTCTCACTCCCCACTCCCTACTCCCTCTCCGGCAGGCTCCGCTAATAACCCATCCAGCTTTCCTTCCAGATCTAACTGGTAAAGTTCGTTGCAGCCGCCAATGTGAGCTTGGTTGATAAAAATTTGAGGTACGGTGCGGTGTCCATTCGCACGGGCTGCCATCTTCACCCTGGCAGCGCCATCCCCATCGATTTTGTATTCAGTGTATTTCACACCTTTCCACCACAGCAAAACCTTGGCCCGAATGCAGTAGGGACAGGTCTGCCAGGTGTAGATTTCAACGTTGGCTTGGATGCGTTCCGGATGACGGCGTAAGAGTGAGTTAAGCATTTTAGTCAGATGCCAGATATTCAGGTACCGGGAGCGAGGGGAGAGTGCTTGGCAAAGGTTAGCATTGCCACTCTACTACTAAATTTGCGGCTTGCTAATCTTCTGCTGTGCGCCTGCCTAGCCAGTAGGAAAATCTGCTGCCCTACTCCCCACTCCCCACTCCCCACTCCCCATCAATGAGACTGCATTTGCCTCAGGACGGTGCGGATCACATCCGCAGGGACTCGATCGGTAACTTTGGCGGCACCAATTTGGGTGGGTAGGACAAACCGAACCTTACCCGATTCTACTTTTTTGTCGGATTGGAGAGAGATTAGAATAGCTTCGATGTCTATGGTGGCGGGGAGTTGAGTGGGAAGTCCGGCTTTTTGGATCAGGGCGAGCTGCCGATCGCTGCTGACCTGATCCCAGAAATTGAGTTCAACGGCGATTTGTCCGGCGGCAACCATGCCAATCGCCACCCCCTCGCCATGATTCACCAGCTTATACCCCGTCAGGCTTTCGACCGCATGCCCGATCGTATGCCCGTAGTTCAAAATTGCCCGCAGTCCGGCTTCTTTTTCATCCTTACTGACCACATGCGCCTTTGCCTGACAGGAGCGAACGAGAATTTCCTGCAATAGATCGTCAGTCATGTAAGCAAGACTATCCAACCGTTTTGCAGATTCCAGTTGCTCAAACAATTGGGCATCCCAGATTACACCGTACTTAATCACCTCAGCGATCGCCGCCCGAAATTCCCGTGCTGGCAGTGTCTTTAACACCTGTGGGTCAATTAACACCAGGCGAGGTTGGTGAAAAGCGCCAATCAGGTTTTTGCCCTTGGGATGGTTGACCCCCGTTTTGCCGCCGATCGCCGCATCGACCATTGCCAGTAGGGATGTGGGCACCTGTACCACGTTTAGTCCACGCAGCCAGGATGCCGCCGCAAAACCCGTCATATCCCCAATCACCCCACCTCCCAATGCCACAAAGGTAGACGATCGCTCGAAGCGATTCTCCTGGGCAGCGTCATAGATTTTTTGCAAGGTAGAAAGGGTTTTGTAGCGCTCTCCGGCGGGCAGGATGCAGGTTGAAACATCAAACCCTGCCTGTTTTAGGGCGGTAATTGCCCGTTCCCCAAAGTGTCGGAAAATAGAAGCATTCGATACAATCAGGGCTTTACCCTTCAGACCCAGCGATTCCATGTGAGTGCCTAACTGATCCAGGTTGCCAGGGGCGATCGTAATCTCATAGGAAGCCTGGGGAAGATTGACGGGGATGGTGGACATAAGGGGGGGAGGAGTGAGGAGTGAGGAGTGAGGGGAAGTTTTGAGTTTTAAGTTTTGAGTTTTGAGTTTTAAGTTTTAAGTTTTGAGTTCACTTTGATACCTGACGAATGACCAATGACGAATGACCAATGACATTATGAATTACCCATCGGCTCAACTCAAAACTCAATACTCAAAATTCATAACGGCTAGAAAATAGAGGAAACAGCATTCAGAAGTCAGCCTCCCATGACCGCCCCTCACCCCCAAGCATGAAAATAAGAAGTCAGGAGCCAGAATCCAGAATCCAGAATGGCTGTCCCCTTCTGACTCCTGACTCCTGGCTCCTGACTCCTGACTCCTGGCTCCTGACTCCTAACTCCTGTATAGTTTTGTTAGGTCTAATGGAGAATTGCAATGGCTGTCTTTTCTTATCTTTTGCTGGTGGGTGGCGCATTTGGTCTGGCGCTCGGTTTATATTTTGGGTTCCGGGCAGCAAAGTTGATCTGATGGGAGGAATGGGGATAGGGAAGGGGGAATGGTGCAAATTTCTATGCTAATCCCCCGTTACCTGTCACCCATCACCCACTGATTCAAATCATTGCCAAGCTCTAAGTGATACGT from Kovacikia minuta CCNUW1 carries:
- a CDS encoding cell division protein SepF, encoding MSSIFNKLRDFVGFNEPMDYEYEYDEMDGEDYQNLYQQEQPQPMPQPQQEDLRARRARFRDRAPMAAEPSMGGAGMSNVIGMPGAVNGISEVVVMEPRSFEEMPQAIQALRERKSVVLNLTIMDPDQAQRAVDFVAGGTYAIDGHQERIGESIFLFTPSCVQVSTQSPNGYETAPQPQVQVRAPRQSAPAAAWGSEQIRMAQ
- the proC gene encoding pyrroline-5-carboxylate reductase, with the translated sequence MTKLGVVGGGVMGEALLSRLIAQRVYLPGEVLVSDPQVERRIFLAQQYGVQVTEDNQAAATAAVLLLAIKPQAFETVMADLGVASQTQDSRSLIISILAGTPLSKLQAAFPEHPIVRAMPNTPATVGAGMTVIAPGSHTQPQHLEQARQIFQAVGEVVEVPESLMDAVTGLSGSGPGFVAVVVEALSDGGVAAGLPRAIATQLALQTVKGTAQLLQESGMHPGELKDRVTSPGGTTIAGIAQLERSGLRTALIEAVRAAALRSQELGR
- a CDS encoding lysophospholipid acyltransferase family protein, with protein sequence MSPLNINPVESTLHRPSDSAIQINPRTLKRISWGKFVSHGTIPSPQKVVHFAASPAPSRLSPWLISLAYPIGRYFLMPFYFQRIEIEGREFLPATGPVIFAPTHRSRWDAFMIPYAAGHDVTGRHLRFMVTADEMVGCQGWFIRRMGGFPINTHRPAIASLRHGVDLLQAGETLVIFPEGDIFREQELHPLKPGLARLAIQAETSRRATLGVKVVPIHLQYSHPLVPWRCQVKIRIGSPLQVVDYCDRSPKRNAQRLTADLQDSLRKLAENETPL
- the tadA gene encoding tRNA adenosine(34) deaminase TadA, which encodes MTGFKLFILYPLLTPDALNLFPPTENPEYLVHKGWMERAIALAQTAGEAGEVPVGAIVVGPEGAAIAEAENRRERDHDPTAHAEILALRQAGRVLRNWHLNCCTLYVTLEPCPMCAGALVLARLGLLVYGADDPKAGSVRTVINLPDSASSNHRLSVIGGILESSCRQQLQAWFTQRRFL
- the grxC gene encoding glutaredoxin 3, which gives rise to MLNSLLRRHPERIQANVEIYTWQTCPYCIRAKVLLWWKGVKYTEYKIDGDGAARVKMAARANGHRTVPQIFINQAHIGGCNELYQLDLEGKLDGLLAEPAGEGVGSGE
- the aroB gene encoding 3-dehydroquinate synthase, producing MSTIPVNLPQASYEITIAPGNLDQLGTHMESLGLKGKALIVSNASIFRHFGERAITALKQAGFDVSTCILPAGERYKTLSTLQKIYDAAQENRFERSSTFVALGGGVIGDMTGFAAASWLRGLNVVQVPTSLLAMVDAAIGGKTGVNHPKGKNLIGAFHQPRLVLIDPQVLKTLPAREFRAAIAEVIKYGVIWDAQLFEQLESAKRLDSLAYMTDDLLQEILVRSCQAKAHVVSKDEKEAGLRAILNYGHTIGHAVESLTGYKLVNHGEGVAIGMVAAGQIAVELNFWDQVSSDRQLALIQKAGLPTQLPATIDIEAILISLQSDKKVESGKVRFVLPTQIGAAKVTDRVPADVIRTVLRQMQSH
- the petL gene encoding cytochrome b6-f complex subunit PetL is translated as MAVFSYLLLVGGAFGLALGLYFGFRAAKLI